A region from the Oceanidesulfovibrio marinus genome encodes:
- a CDS encoding SAM-dependent methyltransferase, giving the protein MNDAMQQSGDSLGGTIYLAPKGFEAELEHEVRIELEAEDPQVAADVWARERLVFAPGPYRPMAWAQNAWLEPWRIPFDSIKEGARALKAIQRNWSLTSIAEHRRAALIAEALPPVKGRPLEFGETPPASPLGGWTLLDRNTIIAAPQTTSPFPQGEVHFVEDKSGPPNRAYLKLWEAFTRFGVPEPGSRCLDLGASPGGWTWVLAQLGCNVTAVDRSPLAPELMRNPLVTFRTGSAFGVDPRHVREEYGEVDWLVWDVACYPKRLLTWVRRWLDAGPECSMVCTLKFQGETDMDSVFAFKRIPGSRLVHLTHNKHELTWVRLAGGAPLP; this is encoded by the coding sequence ATGAACGACGCAATGCAGCAATCCGGGGACAGCCTGGGCGGCACAATCTACCTCGCGCCCAAGGGCTTCGAGGCCGAGCTGGAGCACGAGGTCCGCATCGAGCTGGAGGCCGAGGACCCGCAGGTCGCGGCCGACGTGTGGGCTCGCGAGCGCCTGGTCTTCGCACCCGGTCCGTACCGGCCCATGGCCTGGGCGCAGAACGCCTGGCTGGAGCCGTGGCGCATCCCCTTCGATTCCATCAAGGAAGGCGCGCGGGCGCTCAAGGCCATCCAGCGCAACTGGTCACTCACATCCATTGCCGAGCACCGCCGCGCCGCGCTCATTGCCGAGGCGCTGCCGCCGGTCAAGGGCCGACCCCTGGAGTTCGGCGAGACGCCGCCAGCCTCGCCCCTGGGCGGCTGGACCCTGCTGGACCGCAACACCATCATTGCCGCACCGCAGACCACCTCGCCCTTCCCGCAGGGCGAGGTCCACTTTGTGGAGGACAAGTCCGGCCCGCCCAATCGCGCCTACCTCAAGCTCTGGGAAGCTTTCACCCGGTTCGGCGTACCCGAGCCGGGCTCCCGCTGCCTGGATCTGGGCGCCAGCCCCGGCGGCTGGACATGGGTTCTGGCCCAGCTCGGCTGCAACGTGACGGCCGTGGACCGCTCCCCCCTGGCCCCGGAGTTGATGCGCAACCCGCTGGTAACCTTCCGCACGGGCAGCGCTTTTGGTGTGGACCCGCGCCACGTGCGCGAGGAGTACGGCGAGGTGGATTGGCTGGTGTGGGACGTAGCGTGCTACCCCAAACGGTTGCTCACCTGGGTGCGGCGCTGGCTGGATGCCGGCCCGGAGTGCTCCATGGTCTGCACCCTCAAGTTCCAGGGCGAGACGGACATGGACTCGGTCTTTGCCTTCAAGCGCATCCCCGGCTCACGGCTCGTGCACCTGACGCACAACAAGCACGAACTCACCTGGGTTCGCCTTGCCGGAGGAGCTCCTTTGCCCTGA
- a CDS encoding sigma-54-dependent transcriptional regulator: MDDMYEQFRILVVEDDPRSLDELEHALSGPGHEITTCQELECALTLAEGQAFDLVMTDLHTGGRGELSLLAKVKSNNPVTEVVIITGSSSVERAVEAMKRGALHYLTKPYSEEEVRLLVERVKEKRIVREELEELRSYVRTRRGPGLIGKSPQIQELKRLIVRVAPLDCTVLITGETGTGKELVSRMIHENSKRADKRQFAINCGSLSEELLCNELFGHEREAFTGAQRTTKGIFESLDGGTVLLDEIGEMPMSAQVQLLRVLQEKKVVRVGGTEEIPVDVRILAATNRRLGNEVAAGRFREDLYYRLNVFTMSIPPLRERADDIPLFCNYFLESYAKDYGKPVKRLSSEVLDLLFNYPFPGNVRELKNVIERAVILSDGEIIERSHLPARLRGQNTACLSEGEILLSLSELEERHIRLVLEKTDGNKSRAAQILGIDRTSLWRKMKRMGLADGAVRNGVA, translated from the coding sequence ATGGATGATATGTATGAACAATTTCGGATTCTCGTGGTGGAGGACGATCCCCGGTCGCTGGACGAGCTGGAGCACGCGCTCTCCGGCCCTGGCCACGAGATAACCACCTGCCAGGAGCTCGAATGCGCCCTTACCCTGGCGGAGGGGCAGGCCTTCGACCTCGTGATGACCGATCTGCACACTGGCGGCCGAGGCGAGCTCTCCCTGCTGGCCAAGGTGAAGTCCAACAACCCGGTGACCGAGGTCGTGATCATCACCGGCTCCAGCTCCGTGGAACGCGCCGTGGAAGCCATGAAGCGCGGCGCCCTGCACTACCTGACCAAGCCGTACTCGGAAGAAGAGGTCCGCCTGCTGGTGGAGCGCGTGAAGGAAAAGCGCATAGTGCGCGAGGAGCTGGAGGAGCTGCGCTCCTACGTGCGTACCCGCCGGGGGCCGGGGCTCATCGGCAAGAGCCCGCAGATCCAGGAGCTCAAGCGGCTCATCGTGCGGGTGGCGCCGCTGGACTGCACGGTGCTCATCACGGGCGAGACAGGCACGGGCAAGGAGCTGGTCTCGCGCATGATCCACGAGAACTCCAAGCGCGCGGACAAGCGGCAGTTCGCCATCAACTGCGGCTCGTTGAGCGAGGAGCTGTTGTGCAACGAGCTCTTTGGCCACGAGCGCGAGGCGTTTACCGGCGCGCAGCGCACCACCAAAGGCATCTTCGAATCCCTGGACGGCGGCACCGTGCTGCTGGACGAAATCGGCGAGATGCCCATGTCCGCCCAGGTGCAGCTTTTGCGCGTGCTGCAGGAGAAGAAGGTGGTCCGCGTGGGCGGCACCGAGGAGATACCGGTGGACGTGCGCATCCTGGCGGCTACAAACCGCCGGCTGGGGAACGAGGTGGCGGCCGGCCGTTTCCGCGAGGACCTCTATTACCGGCTCAACGTTTTTACCATGAGCATCCCGCCCCTGCGCGAGCGCGCCGACGACATCCCCTTGTTCTGTAATTACTTTCTGGAAAGCTATGCCAAGGACTACGGCAAGCCGGTGAAGCGGCTCTCCAGCGAGGTGCTCGATCTGCTTTTCAACTACCCCTTCCCCGGCAACGTGCGGGAGCTGAAGAACGTCATTGAACGCGCCGTGATCCTCTCCGACGGCGAGATCATCGAGCGCAGCCACCTGCCGGCGCGATTACGCGGCCAGAACACGGCGTGCCTGTCCGAGGGCGAGATACTGCTGAGCCTGTCCGAGCTGGAGGAGCGCCATATCCGGCTGGTGCTGGAGAAAACCGACGGCAACAAATCCCGCGCAGCGCAGATTCTGGGCATCGACCGGACGTCCCTGTGGCGGAAGATGAAGCGCATGGGACTGGCGGACGGTGCAGTGCGCAACGGTGTTGCGTAA
- a CDS encoding UvrD-helicase domain-containing protein, which yields MEQFLADLHIHSRYSRATSKQLDPRVLAAWARVKGLHVIGTGDFTHPGWRKELAELLEPDPGSGLFRLKDTRNLTREIPFLDGYELAGRTLFMLQAEISSIYKKNGAVRKVHNLVYVPTMEAADKLSEQLAAIGNIESDGRPILGLDSRNLLEMVVELDPLAFLVPAHIWTPWFSLFGSKSGFNSLEECYGDLSSHIFALETGLSSDPEMNWMLSALDRYALISNSDAHSGEKLARECNIFSGERSYEGIFRALRGEALGHKFQGTVEFFPEEGKYHLDGHRKCGVALEPRETLSRGGICPVCGKPLTVGVLHRVLDLADRDTPEKPDKAPGFESLIPLAEVLSEIVGAGPTTKKVRAMYTRCISRIGSEMAVLRDAPPEELARVSAPLAEAVSRMRRGEVIRNPGFDGEFGVIRVFSEKERKELHQGTFLVPDSYPAKKKRSAPAPKDAPPASEPTDTAPEPEAVLESEAPTPAEPAGLNPEQQTAVLADPGPVLVKAGPGTGKTHTLLARIEHLIAEGSSPRHILAVTFTRKAARELSDRLVASFGSKAALPRADTLHALAHEVWRNAYDEAPVVLSEEAARRVFRESNTGSDLDSRALDKAFSAISLARERRDPLGEELEPLFHRYVKQKESWNLADYTDLLEFWLEQIEHEIYPRPYTHVLVDEVQDFSRLQIDLVRALLTAPAAEQIADELNEPGSPAGRGLFAIGDPDQSIYGFRGALAHVEEALREVWPHLEVIGLSTNYRSSQSILDLAARALIQGQGAPAPLTGVSSLAGQIRLFEAPSAESEAAWVGERIRALLGATSHTLADRQHEEDKAEGLGEEQFSPGDIAVLVRVRSQIAPLARTLDRLGLPVSVPETEAFWEDPRVAAILAAAGGFLGISRPEDDPESEKAQAAKPLPCPDDVLASGPSAIASYMQDVPPFDRLFWKSRAFKELAAGFEEHGGWLGLINWINLQSSLEQVRRASEKVQIMTLHAAKGLEFRAVFLPGLEEGVLPFAGPGLSAIPETPGPSYTIDLAPDQLAEELRLFYVGLTRAREALYLSRAGSRTVYGRTYRLPASRFLGPLADGENAIRRSTLIAKTQRTQKHLSLMD from the coding sequence ATGGAACAATTTCTCGCCGACCTACATATCCACTCGCGGTACTCCAGGGCAACCAGCAAGCAGCTCGATCCGAGAGTGCTGGCTGCGTGGGCCCGGGTCAAGGGCCTGCACGTCATCGGCACCGGTGACTTCACCCATCCGGGCTGGCGCAAGGAGCTGGCCGAGCTGCTGGAGCCCGATCCTGGCAGCGGTCTGTTCCGGCTCAAGGATACGCGCAACCTGACGCGGGAGATACCCTTCCTCGACGGGTATGAGCTCGCCGGCCGCACGCTGTTCATGCTCCAGGCCGAGATCAGCTCCATCTACAAGAAAAACGGTGCGGTGCGAAAGGTCCACAACCTTGTCTACGTGCCCACCATGGAGGCCGCCGACAAGCTCTCAGAGCAGCTGGCAGCCATCGGCAACATCGAATCCGACGGCCGGCCCATCCTGGGGCTGGACTCGCGCAATCTGCTCGAAATGGTGGTGGAGCTCGATCCGCTGGCCTTCCTCGTGCCCGCGCACATCTGGACGCCATGGTTCTCGCTCTTCGGCTCCAAGTCCGGCTTCAACTCCCTGGAGGAGTGCTACGGCGATCTGTCCTCCCATATTTTCGCGCTGGAGACCGGCCTCTCCTCCGACCCGGAGATGAACTGGATGCTCTCGGCGCTGGACCGCTACGCGCTCATCTCCAACTCGGACGCACACTCCGGCGAGAAGCTGGCCCGCGAGTGCAACATCTTCAGCGGCGAGCGCTCCTACGAAGGCATCTTCCGCGCCCTGCGCGGCGAAGCCCTGGGCCACAAGTTCCAGGGCACGGTGGAGTTCTTTCCCGAGGAGGGCAAGTACCACCTGGACGGCCACCGCAAGTGCGGCGTGGCCCTGGAGCCGCGGGAGACACTGTCGCGCGGCGGCATCTGCCCGGTCTGCGGCAAGCCGCTCACCGTGGGCGTGCTGCACCGCGTGCTGGACCTGGCCGACCGCGACACGCCCGAGAAGCCGGACAAAGCGCCGGGCTTCGAGTCGCTCATTCCCCTGGCCGAGGTACTCTCCGAGATCGTCGGCGCCGGCCCGACCACCAAGAAGGTCCGCGCCATGTACACCCGCTGCATCTCGCGCATCGGCTCCGAGATGGCCGTGCTGCGGGATGCGCCGCCCGAGGAGCTGGCCCGCGTCTCCGCGCCACTGGCCGAGGCCGTCTCGCGCATGCGCCGCGGCGAGGTGATCCGCAACCCCGGCTTCGACGGCGAGTTCGGCGTGATCCGCGTGTTTTCGGAAAAGGAGCGTAAGGAGCTGCACCAGGGCACCTTCCTGGTTCCGGATTCGTATCCTGCCAAGAAAAAACGTTCCGCTCCCGCGCCCAAGGATGCGCCACCGGCCAGCGAGCCGACCGACACCGCGCCCGAGCCCGAGGCCGTTCTGGAAAGCGAGGCCCCGACCCCGGCCGAGCCTGCCGGGCTCAACCCGGAGCAGCAAACAGCAGTGCTGGCCGATCCCGGCCCTGTGCTGGTGAAGGCCGGACCTGGCACCGGCAAGACGCACACCCTGCTGGCGCGCATCGAGCACCTTATTGCCGAAGGCAGCTCGCCCCGGCACATCCTGGCCGTCACCTTCACCCGCAAGGCCGCCCGCGAGCTTTCCGACCGGCTGGTGGCGTCGTTCGGCTCCAAGGCAGCCCTGCCGCGCGCCGACACGCTGCACGCCCTGGCCCACGAGGTCTGGCGCAACGCCTACGACGAAGCGCCGGTGGTCCTGTCCGAGGAAGCCGCCCGCCGTGTGTTCCGCGAGTCCAACACCGGCTCCGACCTCGACTCCCGCGCCCTGGACAAGGCTTTCTCCGCCATCTCCCTGGCGCGCGAACGCCGCGACCCCCTGGGCGAGGAGCTCGAACCGCTGTTCCATCGCTACGTGAAGCAGAAGGAGTCGTGGAACCTGGCCGACTACACCGACCTGCTCGAGTTCTGGCTGGAGCAGATCGAGCACGAGATCTACCCCCGGCCGTACACCCACGTGCTGGTGGACGAGGTGCAGGACTTCTCCCGGTTACAGATTGACCTGGTGCGCGCGCTGCTCACGGCGCCGGCGGCCGAGCAGATCGCCGACGAGCTGAACGAACCGGGTTCCCCTGCCGGGCGCGGCCTTTTCGCCATCGGCGACCCGGACCAGTCCATCTACGGATTCCGCGGCGCACTGGCTCATGTGGAAGAGGCCCTGCGCGAGGTCTGGCCCCATCTGGAGGTCATCGGCCTGTCCACCAACTATCGCTCGTCTCAGTCCATTCTTGATCTCGCCGCCCGCGCTCTGATCCAGGGCCAGGGGGCTCCTGCGCCGCTGACCGGCGTCTCTTCGCTGGCCGGGCAGATCCGGCTGTTCGAGGCTCCCTCGGCAGAGAGCGAGGCTGCCTGGGTGGGCGAGCGCATCCGCGCCCTGCTGGGCGCCACCAGCCACACCCTGGCCGACCGCCAGCACGAGGAAGACAAGGCCGAGGGCCTGGGCGAGGAGCAGTTCTCGCCTGGCGACATTGCCGTGCTCGTGCGTGTTCGCAGCCAGATCGCACCCCTGGCGCGCACCCTGGACCGGCTGGGCCTGCCTGTATCCGTGCCGGAGACCGAGGCTTTCTGGGAGGACCCCCGCGTGGCCGCCATCCTTGCCGCGGCCGGCGGCTTCCTGGGCATCTCCCGGCCCGAGGATGATCCAGAGTCAGAAAAGGCGCAGGCCGCCAAGCCGCTGCCCTGCCCGGACGACGTGCTTGCCTCCGGACCGAGCGCCATCGCATCCTACATGCAGGACGTGCCGCCCTTTGACCGCCTGTTCTGGAAAAGCCGCGCCTTCAAGGAGCTGGCCGCCGGTTTCGAAGAGCACGGAGGCTGGCTCGGCCTGATCAACTGGATCAACCTGCAGTCCAGTCTGGAGCAGGTACGCCGCGCGAGCGAGAAGGTGCAGATCATGACGCTCCACGCGGCCAAGGGGCTGGAGTTTCGCGCCGTGTTCCTGCCCGGCCTGGAGGAAGGCGTTCTGCCCTTTGCCGGACCGGGACTCTCCGCCATCCCGGAAACGCCCGGCCCGAGCTACACCATCGACCTTGCGCCGGACCAGCTTGCCGAAGAGCTGCGGCTCTTCTACGTGGGGCTGACCCGCGCCCGCGAGGCGCTCTACCTTTCCCGCGCCGGCAGCCGCACCGTGTACGGCAGGACCTACCGCCTGCCGGCCTCGCGTTTCCTTGGTCCGTTGGCCGACGGCGAGAACGCCATCCGCCGCTCCACCCTCATCGCCAAGACGCAGCGCACGCAAAAGCATCTGTCGCTCATGGACTGA